From one Chanodichthys erythropterus isolate Z2021 chromosome 3, ASM2448905v1, whole genome shotgun sequence genomic stretch:
- the LOC137017005 gene encoding nuclear factor 7, ovary-like isoform X2 produces MASAAEDDYICPVCHEIFKTPVLLSCSHSFCKECLQQFWRTKKTQECPVCRRRFPKDKPPCNFALKNLCESFLKERNERRSSGSEEICSLHSEKLKLFCLEDKQPVCVECFTSQKHISHTVRPISEVVPSYKEELNTALKSLQEKLQHNEEMKGEFEETVQHIKSQAEHTERQIKQQFEKLHQFLRDEEEATITALRKEEEQKKQMMEKLEEMNRHISALSHSIKDMEEMMKANDVCFLKEFPVSMERVQSSQPDPQMASGALIHVPRYLGNLPFRVWKKMQDIVQNTPVILDPNTANPCLMLSDDLTSVRKSGNDQPLPDNPERFDLDFCVLGSEGFNSGTHCWDIEVKESSWLELGVTTASNKRKGDDFFKTDVWSVWYNSTGLSSGSGFHVNQKLDRVRVNLDYDRGTVSFSDPVTNTHLHTFTTTFTDTLFPFFHFSHSFRILAVNSQ; encoded by the exons ATGGCTTCAGCAGCTGAAGATGATTATATTTGTCCTGTATGTCATGAAATCTTCAAGACTCCTGTTCTTTTATCATGTAGTCACAGTTTCTGTAAAGAGTGTCTTCAACAGTTCTGGAGAACCAAGAAAACTCAGGAGTGTCCTGTCTGCAGGAGAAGATTTCCAAAAGACAAACCTCCATGTAATTTTGCGTTAAAAAACTTGTGTGAGTCGTTCCTGAAGGAGAGAAATGAGAGGCGCTCATCAGGATCTGAGGAGATCTGCAGTTTACACAGTGAGAAACTCAAACTCTTCTGTCTGGAGGACAAACAGCCTGTGTGTGTAGAGTGCTTTACTTCACAAAAACACATCAGTCACACAGTCAGACCCATCAGTGAAGTTGTTCCATCATACAAG GAGGAGCTCAATACAGCACTGAAGTCCTTACAAGAGAAACTTCAACACAATGAAGAAATGAAAGGAGAGTTTGAGGAAACAGTTCAACACATCAAG TCTCAAGCTGAGCACACAGAGCGTCAGATTAAACAGCAGTTTGAGAAGCTTCATCAGTTTCTCAGAGATGAAGAAGAAGCTACAATCACTGCTCTGAGGAAGGAAGAGGAGCAGAAGAAGCAGATGATGGAGAAGCTGGAGGAGATGAACAGACACATCTCAGCTCTTTCACACTCAATCAAAGACATGGAGGAGATGATGAAAGCCAATGACGTCTGCTTTCTGAAG GAGTTTCCAGTCTCAATGGAAAG AGTCCAGAGCTCACAGCCGGATCCACAGATGGCTTCTGGAGCTTTGATTCATGTGCCGCGTTACTTGGGCAACCTGCCGTTCAGAGTCTGGAAGAAGATGCAGGACATCGTCCAAAACA CTCCTGTGATTCTGGATCCAAACACTGCAAATCCGTGTCTCATGCTGTCTGATGATCTGACCAGTGTGAGAAAGAGCGGGAACGATCAACCTCTTCCTGATAATCCAGAGAGATTTGACCTGGATTTCTGTGTTCTGGGTTCAGAGGGGTTTAACTCAGGAACACACTGCTGGGATATAGAGGTTAAAGAGAGTTCATGGTTGGAGCTTGGAGTAACTACAGCATCAAACAAGAGGAAGGGGGATGATTTCTTCAAGACTGATGTCTGGAGTGTGTGGTATAATTCTACAGGACTGTCTTCAGGTTCTGGTTTTCATGTTAATCAGAAGCTTGATCGTGTGAGAGTGAATCTGGACTATGACAGAGGAACGGTGTCATTCTCTGATCCTGTAACTAACACACatctacacacattcacaaccACCTTCACTGACACACTCTTTCCATTCTTCCATTTTTCTCACTCTTTTAGGATCTTAGCGGTCAATAGTCAGTAA
- the LOC137017005 gene encoding zinc-binding protein A33-like isoform X1: MASAAEDDYICPVCHEIFKTPVLLSCSHSFCKECLQQFWRTKKTQECPVCRRRFPKDKPPCNFALKNLCESFLKERNERRSSGSEEICSLHSEKLKLFCLEDKQPVCVECFTSQKHISHTVRPISEVVPSYKEELNTALKSLQEKLQHNEEMKGEFEETVQHIKSQAEHTERQIKQQFEKLHQFLRDEEEATITALRKEEEQKKQMMEKLEEMNRHISALSHSIKDMEEMMKANDVCFLKEFPVSMERVQSSQPDPQMASGALIHVPRYLGNLPFRVWKKMQDIVQNSESDCRRSELEMRDGWRVKAPVILDPNTANPCLMLSDDLTSVRKSGNDQPLPDNPERFDLDFCVLGSEGFNSGTHCWDIEVKESSWLELGVTTASNKRKGDDFFKTDVWSVWYNSTGLSSGSGFHVNQKLDRVRVNLDYDRGTVSFSDPVTNTHLHTFTTTFTDTLFPFFHFSHSFRILAVNSQ; this comes from the exons ATGGCTTCAGCAGCTGAAGATGATTATATTTGTCCTGTATGTCATGAAATCTTCAAGACTCCTGTTCTTTTATCATGTAGTCACAGTTTCTGTAAAGAGTGTCTTCAACAGTTCTGGAGAACCAAGAAAACTCAGGAGTGTCCTGTCTGCAGGAGAAGATTTCCAAAAGACAAACCTCCATGTAATTTTGCGTTAAAAAACTTGTGTGAGTCGTTCCTGAAGGAGAGAAATGAGAGGCGCTCATCAGGATCTGAGGAGATCTGCAGTTTACACAGTGAGAAACTCAAACTCTTCTGTCTGGAGGACAAACAGCCTGTGTGTGTAGAGTGCTTTACTTCACAAAAACACATCAGTCACACAGTCAGACCCATCAGTGAAGTTGTTCCATCATACAAG GAGGAGCTCAATACAGCACTGAAGTCCTTACAAGAGAAACTTCAACACAATGAAGAAATGAAAGGAGAGTTTGAGGAAACAGTTCAACACATCAAG TCTCAAGCTGAGCACACAGAGCGTCAGATTAAACAGCAGTTTGAGAAGCTTCATCAGTTTCTCAGAGATGAAGAAGAAGCTACAATCACTGCTCTGAGGAAGGAAGAGGAGCAGAAGAAGCAGATGATGGAGAAGCTGGAGGAGATGAACAGACACATCTCAGCTCTTTCACACTCAATCAAAGACATGGAGGAGATGATGAAAGCCAATGACGTCTGCTTTCTGAAG GAGTTTCCAGTCTCAATGGAAAG AGTCCAGAGCTCACAGCCGGATCCACAGATGGCTTCTGGAGCTTTGATTCATGTGCCGCGTTACTTGGGCAACCTGCCGTTCAGAGTCTGGAAGAAGATGCAGGACATCGTCCAAAACAGTGAGTCTGACTGCAGAAGATCTGAGCTGGAAATGAGGGATGGGTGGAGAGTTAAAG CTCCTGTGATTCTGGATCCAAACACTGCAAATCCGTGTCTCATGCTGTCTGATGATCTGACCAGTGTGAGAAAGAGCGGGAACGATCAACCTCTTCCTGATAATCCAGAGAGATTTGACCTGGATTTCTGTGTTCTGGGTTCAGAGGGGTTTAACTCAGGAACACACTGCTGGGATATAGAGGTTAAAGAGAGTTCATGGTTGGAGCTTGGAGTAACTACAGCATCAAACAAGAGGAAGGGGGATGATTTCTTCAAGACTGATGTCTGGAGTGTGTGGTATAATTCTACAGGACTGTCTTCAGGTTCTGGTTTTCATGTTAATCAGAAGCTTGATCGTGTGAGAGTGAATCTGGACTATGACAGAGGAACGGTGTCATTCTCTGATCCTGTAACTAACACACatctacacacattcacaaccACCTTCACTGACACACTCTTTCCATTCTTCCATTTTTCTCACTCTTTTAGGATCTTAGCGGTCAATAGTCAGTAA